One window of Bacteroidales bacterium genomic DNA carries:
- a CDS encoding efflux RND transporter periplasmic adaptor subunit, producing MNKFKILTAFAFSVILLTSCGSKPKETEAKEVEVLPENIVELSADQFKVAGIVYGSIEQKTLSNTVKANGIITVSPQNLASICAPLGGFIRNTDLVVGSPVRKGQTLAIIENPEFIELQQNYLEAKSKLEFAEGEYNRHKELFKDDVYSAQNFQEVTSNYKSLKTQVNALAQKLEMVGINPSKLQEDNISRNVSLPSPISGYVKVVNVNIGKFVAPTDVIFEIVNTDRLTIELTLFEKDINKVNIGQKLRFSMLDGETQYTASITHVGRSIDADKTVKVYASIGENSASILPGMYVNSWIETSSNSLATLPTEAIIQFDEKEYIFVFEKDKEENGKPFTEFKMVEVKKGLSDGGYTEVILPKEFDLAIIKVVVKGAYNLMAAKKNAGEMSCG from the coding sequence ATGAATAAATTTAAAATATTAACCGCATTCGCATTTAGCGTAATCCTCTTAACATCATGTGGCAGTAAGCCAAAGGAAACAGAAGCAAAAGAGGTTGAGGTGTTACCTGAAAACATCGTTGAACTAAGTGCTGATCAATTTAAAGTTGCAGGCATTGTTTATGGTTCAATTGAACAAAAAACCTTGAGTAATACTGTAAAAGCGAATGGAATAATTACGGTATCCCCTCAGAATTTAGCATCAATTTGTGCACCTCTCGGAGGATTTATCAGAAATACGGATTTGGTTGTTGGAAGCCCCGTTCGAAAGGGTCAAACATTGGCAATTATTGAAAACCCTGAGTTTATTGAACTTCAACAAAACTATCTTGAAGCAAAAAGTAAACTTGAATTTGCTGAGGGTGAATACAATCGTCATAAAGAACTTTTTAAAGATGATGTTTATTCTGCGCAAAATTTTCAAGAGGTTACATCAAACTATAAAAGTTTGAAAACACAGGTGAATGCTCTTGCCCAAAAACTTGAAATGGTTGGAATTAATCCATCAAAATTACAAGAGGATAATATCTCACGTAATGTCTCATTACCTTCGCCAATTAGTGGGTATGTGAAAGTAGTGAATGTTAACATTGGAAAATTTGTAGCCCCAACCGATGTTATTTTCGAAATTGTTAATACCGATAGGCTTACAATTGAGTTAACCCTTTTTGAAAAGGACATTAACAAGGTTAATATTGGACAAAAGTTACGCTTTTCGATGCTTGATGGAGAAACCCAGTATACTGCAAGCATTACACATGTTGGTAGATCGATTGATGCTGATAAAACAGTTAAAGTCTATGCTTCGATAGGTGAAAATTCTGCTAGCATATTACCTGGAATGTATGTGAATTCATGGATTGAAACATCTTCAAACTCTCTTGCTACTTTGCCTACAGAGGCAATTATCCAATTCGATGAAAAGGAGTACATCTTTGTTTTTGAAAAGGATAAGGAGGAGAACGGCAAACCATTCACCGAGTTCAAAATGGTAGAGGTCAAGAAGGGCTTATCTGATGGAGGTTATACCGAGGTTATTCTACCAAAAGAGTTTGACCTTGCTATTATAAAGGTTGTAGTTAAGGGCGCATATAACCTTATGGCAGCTAAAAAGAATGCTGGTGAGATGAGTTGCGGGTAA
- a CDS encoding Hpt domain-containing protein, with translation MENFKHINLEYLKEISDGSTDLVRDLISMFINQVPTFSEQLDNFYQNGDYISLGKLAHKIKSSVAMMGISELSADMKVLENIAKEGKNVDNYPVYISKFKSISGEAIIELNNILINLK, from the coding sequence ATGGAGAATTTTAAACATATAAATCTTGAGTATTTGAAAGAAATATCAGATGGTAGTACGGATTTAGTTCGTGATTTAATAAGCATGTTTATTAATCAAGTCCCTACTTTTTCCGAGCAATTAGATAATTTTTACCAGAATGGCGATTATATTTCACTTGGTAAACTTGCTCACAAAATTAAGAGTTCAGTTGCAATGATGGGAATTAGTGAATTAAGTGCAGATATGAAGGTTCTTGAGAATATTGCCAAGGAAGGTAAAAATGTCGATAATTATCCCGTATACATATCAAAGTTTAAAAGTATTTCTGGTGAGGCTATAATTGAACTAAATAATATACTAATCAACTTAAAATAA
- the clpB gene encoding ATP-dependent chaperone ClpB, whose amino-acid sequence MNLNNFTIKSQEAIQQAFSIAQGYNHQAVEPVHLLKGIISQSESIVGFILRKLGVNPSTFDAVLTKMLESYPKVSGGDQFLSSSANRVLQKSIDFSKELGDQFVSVEHIFQGLLTAGDQVSQMMKDAGITEKELKLAIAELRKGAKVNSQTAEETYDALNRFAINLNEMARSGKLDPVIGRDDEIRRVLQILNRRTKNNPILIGEPGVGKTAIAEGIAHRIVSGDVPENLKSKLIFSLDMGALIAGAKYKGEFEERLKSVIKEVVSSNGEVVLFIDEIHTLVGAGRGDGAMDAANILKPALARGELRAIGATTLDEYQKYFEKDKALERRFQSVMVDEPDILSAISILRGLKERYESYHSIRIKDEAIIAAVELSNRYVTNRFLPDKAIDLIDEAASKLRLEMNSVPENIDAIERKIKQLEIEREAIKREGDKEKLDDLGKDIANFNEERTRLRAKWQNEKNIIDSIQKNKQNIESFKLEADESERRGDYGRVAELRYGKIKEAENSIENLKKELTTIQSDYALIKEEVDAEDVAEVVSRWTGIPVSRMLQSEKDKLLKLEEELHQRVVGQDEAISAVADAVRRSRAGLQDVKRPIGSFIFLGTTGVGKTELAKALAEFLFDDENLITRIDMSEYQERHSVSRLIGAPPGYVGYDEGGQLTEAVRHKPYSVILLDEIEKAHPDVFNILLQVLDDGRLTDNKGRTIDFKNTIIIMTSNIGSHIIQENLASVKPKDSEEAFERTRRMVFDLLKQTIRPEFLNRVDEIIMFTSLSHKEIRQIVLMQFERVKHMLAQNNVTVEITDSAIDWIANQGFDPLYGARPLKRLMQKHILNELSKQILAGKVDKDKIITIDYFDSNELVFR is encoded by the coding sequence ATGAACCTGAATAATTTTACAATAAAATCTCAAGAAGCTATTCAACAAGCCTTTTCAATTGCACAAGGGTACAACCATCAAGCAGTTGAACCTGTACATTTGCTTAAAGGTATTATAAGTCAAAGTGAGAGCATTGTTGGTTTCATCCTAAGAAAATTAGGGGTAAACCCTTCAACCTTTGATGCAGTGCTCACTAAAATGCTCGAATCCTACCCGAAAGTAAGTGGTGGCGATCAATTTTTAAGTTCATCAGCAAATAGGGTGCTTCAAAAATCTATTGATTTTAGTAAGGAATTAGGAGATCAGTTCGTTTCTGTTGAGCATATTTTTCAAGGTCTTCTTACTGCTGGTGATCAAGTATCACAGATGATGAAGGATGCTGGTATTACTGAGAAAGAGTTGAAATTGGCTATTGCAGAACTTAGAAAAGGTGCCAAAGTTAATAGCCAAACGGCTGAGGAGACTTACGATGCACTTAACCGATTTGCAATCAACCTGAATGAAATGGCTCGTTCTGGCAAACTTGATCCTGTAATTGGCCGTGATGATGAAATCCGAAGGGTTTTGCAAATTCTTAATCGACGTACAAAGAATAACCCTATTCTGATTGGTGAGCCAGGTGTAGGAAAAACTGCTATAGCAGAGGGCATTGCTCATCGAATTGTTAGCGGAGATGTTCCTGAAAATTTAAAATCAAAACTAATATTTTCTCTTGACATGGGAGCCCTAATTGCTGGTGCTAAGTACAAGGGAGAGTTTGAGGAGCGTTTAAAATCAGTGATCAAAGAGGTGGTTTCATCGAATGGTGAGGTGGTTCTTTTTATCGATGAAATTCATACACTTGTTGGGGCAGGAAGAGGCGATGGAGCAATGGATGCAGCCAATATCCTTAAACCAGCACTTGCCCGTGGTGAACTTCGTGCAATTGGCGCAACTACACTCGATGAGTATCAGAAGTATTTTGAAAAGGATAAAGCACTCGAGCGACGTTTTCAAAGCGTTATGGTTGATGAACCTGATATACTTAGTGCAATATCAATTTTGAGAGGACTAAAGGAACGCTATGAAAGTTATCATTCCATTCGTATAAAGGATGAAGCGATCATTGCTGCTGTTGAACTTTCTAATCGTTATGTAACTAACCGTTTTTTGCCCGATAAAGCAATTGATTTGATTGACGAGGCTGCTTCAAAACTTCGTCTTGAGATGAACTCAGTACCTGAGAATATTGACGCAATTGAACGTAAGATTAAGCAACTTGAGATTGAACGAGAGGCTATTAAACGCGAAGGGGATAAGGAGAAGTTGGATGATCTTGGTAAAGACATAGCCAATTTTAACGAGGAAAGAACTAGGCTTCGTGCTAAATGGCAGAACGAGAAGAATATCATCGACTCTATTCAAAAAAATAAACAGAATATCGAAAGTTTTAAACTAGAAGCAGATGAGTCAGAGCGTCGAGGCGATTATGGTCGTGTTGCTGAACTGCGATATGGAAAAATCAAAGAGGCAGAAAATAGCATTGAAAACCTTAAAAAGGAGTTAACAACAATTCAATCGGACTATGCTTTGATAAAAGAGGAGGTAGATGCTGAGGATGTTGCCGAGGTGGTTTCGCGTTGGACAGGTATTCCTGTTAGCAGAATGTTGCAAAGCGAAAAGGATAAATTGCTTAAACTTGAGGAAGAACTTCACCAGCGAGTTGTAGGACAGGATGAGGCGATTTCTGCAGTTGCAGATGCGGTTCGAAGGAGTAGAGCAGGATTGCAAGATGTAAAACGACCAATTGGTTCGTTCATATTTCTAGGTACTACTGGTGTTGGCAAAACGGAGCTTGCTAAAGCTCTTGCCGAGTTCCTATTTGACGATGAGAATCTGATAACCCGCATTGATATGAGTGAGTATCAGGAGCGTCATTCCGTATCACGACTCATTGGAGCACCTCCAGGTTACGTTGGTTACGATGAGGGTGGTCAGCTCACCGAGGCTGTAAGGCACAAACCTTACTCAGTAATACTTCTCGATGAAATCGAAAAAGCGCATCCTGATGTTTTTAATATTCTACTTCAAGTATTAGATGATGGTCGTTTAACGGATAATAAGGGTCGAACGATTGATTTTAAGAATACAATCATCATTATGACCTCAAACATTGGTTCACATATTATTCAGGAGAACCTTGCATCTGTAAAACCAAAGGATAGCGAAGAAGCCTTTGAACGTACACGTAGAATGGTTTTCGACTTGTTGAAACAAACTATCCGGCCAGAGTTCTTGAATCGTGTGGATGAGATAATAATGTTCACCTCTTTAAGCCACAAAGAGATTCGTCAAATTGTCCTAATGCAATTTGAGAGGGTAAAACACATGCTTGCACAGAATAATGTAACTGTTGAAATTACCGATAGTGCTATCGATTGGATTGCTAATCAGGGATTCGACCCTTTATACGGAGCACGCCCTTTAAAGCGGTTGATGCAGAAGCATATACTTAATGAACTATCAAAGCAAATTCTTGCAGGTAAAGTGGATAAGGATAAAATTATTACTATCGATTACTTTGATAGTAATGAGTTAGTATTTAGGTAA
- the gcvT gene encoding glycine cleavage system aminomethyltransferase GcvT, with translation MKTTPFTQYHIDLGAKMAEFAGYNMPIEYSGINDEHITVREKLGVFDVTHMGEIWVKGPKAMDFIQYVTSNDASVLFDGKVQYSCFPNGKGGIVDDLLVYRVDSVTYLLVVNASNMEKDWNWLCENSKKFGLVIGKDLYNASDETAQLAIQGPLALKAMQKLTTANVVDMEYYTFKMIPFAGIKEVIFATTGYTGAGGCEIYCANEDAPKLWKAVFEAGKEFGIKPIGLGARDTLRLEMGFCLYGNDMDDSVSSIEAGLGWITKFVDGKDFINRDIWEKHKKEGTDKMLKGFIMIDRGIPRHNYLIFDAQENEIGHVTSGTMSPMSKQGIGMGYLKKGFWKEGTEIYIGIRDKKLKAKVVKPPFHLAK, from the coding sequence ATGAAAACTACTCCATTTACACAATACCACATCGATTTAGGTGCAAAAATGGCTGAGTTTGCTGGCTATAACATGCCAATTGAATATTCGGGAATCAATGATGAACACATCACTGTACGCGAAAAACTAGGCGTTTTTGACGTAACCCATATGGGTGAGATTTGGGTGAAAGGACCTAAAGCTATGGATTTTATTCAATATGTTACAAGTAATGATGCCTCTGTTCTTTTCGATGGCAAGGTGCAATACAGCTGCTTCCCCAACGGTAAGGGCGGTATTGTTGATGATCTCCTTGTTTATCGTGTTGATAGCGTAACATACCTATTAGTAGTGAATGCCTCTAATATGGAAAAGGATTGGAATTGGCTTTGTGAAAACAGTAAAAAATTTGGCTTAGTAATTGGAAAAGATCTTTACAATGCTTCTGATGAAACCGCACAATTAGCAATACAAGGACCTCTTGCACTTAAGGCGATGCAAAAGTTAACTACTGCCAATGTTGTTGATATGGAGTATTATACATTCAAAATGATTCCATTTGCTGGTATTAAGGAGGTGATTTTTGCTACAACAGGTTACACCGGAGCTGGTGGATGCGAGATTTACTGTGCTAACGAGGATGCACCAAAACTTTGGAAGGCTGTTTTTGAAGCAGGCAAGGAGTTTGGTATTAAACCAATTGGTCTAGGTGCTCGCGATACCCTTCGTTTGGAGATGGGTTTTTGTTTGTATGGAAACGATATGGATGATTCAGTTTCTTCGATTGAGGCTGGTTTAGGTTGGATAACCAAATTTGTTGATGGCAAAGATTTTATCAATCGTGATATTTGGGAGAAACATAAAAAAGAAGGCACCGATAAAATGTTGAAAGGATTTATTATGATTGATCGAGGTATTCCTCGCCATAATTACCTTATTTTCGATGCTCAGGAGAATGAAATAGGCCATGTAACTTCGGGTACCATGTCTCCAATGAGCAAACAGGGCATAGGCATGGGATACCTGAAAAAAGGATTCTGGAAAGAAGGTACTGAAATTTATATTGGTATTAGAGACAAGAAACTTAAAGCAAAGGTTGTAAAACCACCATTTCATTTGGCTAAATAA
- a CDS encoding cation transporter: protein MTHQHTNNNSISKSLKIGIFINLVFIVVEVLFGFFANSMALIADAGHNFSDVVVLIFSWFAILITQRKPTERYTYGLRKSTILIAILNTLILIVTVGFIAWGAITRFNAVIEVKSYLVMIIASLGIIVNGFTAWLFAKGREHDLNIKSAFLHLIADMLVSLGVVVAAVIISYTGLGWIDPLVSLIIAAFILYSTYNLLIDSINLALDAVPKNIDIVSIQDYFANHDKIESFHDLHIWALSTSETALTVHLVVGCVDDSFIHNTTDYIRKTFNINHCTIQVEQTSQRTCFMCS, encoded by the coding sequence ATGACTCATCAACATACAAATAATAATAGCATTAGTAAATCACTGAAAATAGGGATTTTTATAAACCTAGTATTTATTGTAGTTGAAGTATTATTCGGTTTTTTTGCCAATTCTATGGCCCTAATTGCTGATGCTGGGCATAACTTCAGCGATGTGGTGGTTCTAATATTCTCTTGGTTTGCCATACTTATAACACAACGTAAGCCTACAGAGCGGTATACTTATGGATTGAGAAAATCAACAATCCTTATTGCAATTTTAAATACTCTAATATTAATAGTTACAGTTGGTTTTATTGCTTGGGGGGCAATTACAAGATTTAACGCCGTAATCGAGGTGAAAAGTTATTTAGTAATGATAATTGCATCTCTCGGTATTATTGTTAATGGATTTACAGCATGGCTTTTCGCAAAAGGAAGAGAACACGATCTAAATATTAAAAGTGCTTTTTTGCACTTAATTGCCGATATGCTAGTTTCATTGGGGGTTGTTGTGGCGGCAGTTATTATTTCCTATACTGGACTGGGTTGGATTGATCCGCTAGTTAGCTTAATAATAGCAGCCTTTATCCTTTATAGCACTTACAATCTGCTAATCGACTCAATAAACCTCGCATTGGATGCAGTTCCAAAAAATATCGATATAGTTTCAATACAGGATTACTTTGCAAATCATGATAAAATAGAATCTTTCCACGATTTACATATTTGGGCTCTAAGTACTTCTGAAACAGCACTAACTGTTCACCTTGTTGTAGGTTGTGTTGATGATAGTTTTATTCATAATACCACAGATTACATACGCAAAACGTTCAATATCAACCATTGTACTATACAAGTTGAGCAAACATCTCAAAGAACATGCTTCATGTGTAGTTAA
- a CDS encoding STAS domain-containing protein: MLKLDNIGNVMVVSFNLDNKINVTVSQKIKVEVTKLITPHSKLVMNLEGINYIDSTGFGMLLSILRTCKTNQSLLKLCNISPEVMELVKLLQLQTVFDIRNNLDDCLKSFD, translated from the coding sequence ATGCTTAAATTAGATAATATTGGAAATGTAATGGTTGTATCCTTCAACCTGGACAATAAGATAAATGTTACTGTATCACAAAAAATAAAAGTTGAGGTAACAAAACTTATCACTCCACATTCAAAACTAGTGATGAATCTTGAAGGAATCAACTATATTGATAGTACTGGATTTGGTATGTTGTTATCCATTCTCCGAACATGTAAGACCAACCAAAGCCTACTTAAACTCTGCAACATCTCCCCAGAAGTAATGGAACTGGTTAAACTTTTACAGTTGCAAACTGTTTTTGATATTAGAAATAATTTAGATGATTGTCTGAAAAGTTTCGATTAA